One window from the genome of Cloacibacillus sp. encodes:
- the lepA gene encoding translation elongation factor 4, translating to MKLENIRNFSIIAHVDHGKSTLSDRLLEDTGTIEKRNMKAQMLDTLDIERERGITIKSVPVRMDYRAADGKDYILNLIDTPGHVDFSYEVSRSLAACEGAVLVVDASQGVEAQTVANGYLAADLDLELVPVLNKVDLPSAHPEQVKRELEEIIGIDANDALDVSAKTGAGVPELLERIVRDIPAPSGDSEAPLQALIFDSIYDNYKGVICYVRIVNGTLEAGKKVRFMATGQDYQIDEVGVFKPGMVTVEKLGPGEVGFICASIKSIEEARVGDTITESSRPAGAPLPGYKKVKPVVFCGFYPVEREDINQLREALEKLQINDSAISFEPENSVALGFGFRCGFLGLLHMEIAKERLNKEFGVDLVATAPNVVYQIVCTDGSIVEAHRPSDFPDQGRTEEIREPYIKLSIFMPESFVGAAMQLCQEKRGTYIEMHFITPERVRLTYDMPLAEFILDFHDRLKSCTRGYASLDYDHIGFRAANLVKVDLLLQDEPVDAFSFICHADQAYHRGHAVVGKLKELIPRQLFEVPVQAAVGKKVIVRMNIKAVRKDVLAKCYGGDITRKRKLLEKQKEGKKRMKQVGRVAIPQEAFLAFMDVTKAEDK from the coding sequence ATGAAACTGGAAAACATACGAAACTTCAGCATCATCGCCCACGTGGACCACGGAAAGTCTACTCTTTCGGACAGGCTCCTTGAGGACACGGGGACTATAGAAAAAAGGAACATGAAGGCGCAGATGCTCGACACGCTGGACATTGAGCGCGAGCGCGGCATCACGATAAAGTCCGTGCCGGTGCGCATGGACTACCGCGCCGCAGACGGCAAAGATTATATTCTGAACCTCATCGACACGCCGGGCCACGTCGATTTTTCATACGAGGTCTCGCGTTCCCTTGCCGCGTGCGAAGGAGCCGTGCTGGTAGTAGACGCGTCGCAGGGCGTTGAGGCGCAGACTGTGGCCAACGGCTACCTCGCGGCCGACCTCGACCTTGAACTTGTTCCGGTGCTCAATAAGGTGGATCTTCCTTCGGCGCATCCGGAGCAGGTGAAGCGCGAGCTGGAGGAGATAATAGGCATCGACGCAAACGACGCGCTTGATGTTTCGGCAAAGACAGGCGCAGGCGTACCGGAGCTTCTGGAGCGCATCGTGCGCGACATTCCCGCGCCGTCTGGAGATTCGGAGGCTCCGCTTCAGGCGCTTATTTTTGACTCCATCTACGATAATTACAAGGGCGTCATCTGCTATGTACGCATTGTAAACGGCACGCTAGAGGCGGGCAAAAAGGTGCGCTTTATGGCGACGGGGCAGGATTACCAAATAGACGAAGTGGGAGTCTTCAAGCCCGGCATGGTCACGGTCGAAAAGCTCGGCCCCGGCGAGGTCGGCTTTATCTGCGCAAGCATCAAGAGCATTGAAGAGGCGCGCGTAGGAGACACCATAACGGAGTCCTCCCGCCCCGCCGGCGCCCCGCTGCCCGGATATAAAAAGGTGAAGCCCGTCGTCTTCTGCGGCTTTTACCCGGTTGAGCGCGAGGATATAAACCAGCTCCGCGAAGCTCTTGAAAAACTTCAGATAAACGACTCGGCCATCAGCTTTGAGCCGGAAAATTCCGTAGCGCTTGGATTTGGCTTCCGCTGCGGCTTCCTCGGGCTGCTCCACATGGAGATAGCAAAGGAGCGTCTGAACAAGGAGTTTGGCGTGGACCTAGTGGCCACAGCACCGAACGTCGTCTACCAGATAGTCTGCACCGACGGCTCAATAGTCGAGGCGCACAGGCCCTCAGACTTCCCCGACCAGGGGCGCACGGAGGAGATCCGCGAGCCGTACATCAAACTTTCTATATTTATGCCGGAGAGCTTCGTCGGCGCCGCGATGCAGCTTTGTCAGGAAAAGCGCGGCACCTACATAGAGATGCATTTCATAACGCCGGAGCGCGTGCGCCTCACCTATGACATGCCGCTTGCGGAATTTATACTTGACTTTCACGACAGGCTCAAATCATGCACGCGCGGATACGCATCGCTTGACTACGACCATATCGGATTTCGCGCGGCGAACCTCGTGAAGGTCGACCTGTTGCTCCAGGACGAGCCGGTGGACGCCTTCTCGTTCATCTGCCACGCGGACCAGGCCTATCACAGAGGACACGCCGTCGTCGGCAAGCTGAAGGAGCTCATCCCCAGGCAGCTCTTTGAGGTGCCGGTGCAGGCGGCCGTCGGCAAAAAGGTTATCGTGCGCATGAACATCAAGGCGGTGCGCAAGGACGTGCTTGCAAAATGCTACGGCGGCGACATCACGAGAAAGCGTAAGCTGCTAGAGAAGCAAAAAGAGGGCAAAAAGCGCATGAAGCAGGTCGGACGCGTCGCGATACCTCAGGAGGCCTTCCTCGCCTTCATGGACGTCACGAAGGCAGAGGATAAATAG
- a CDS encoding type II toxin-antitoxin system RelB/DinJ family antitoxin, which produces MSTTTIHVRVNEEVKERASNYADRVGIPLSSLINAFLVRFAETGRLPFDIAVQESPNDLTRAAVRELNDGGGSVYKDTASMFKDLGVTVTR; this is translated from the coding sequence ATGTCTACAACAACGATACATGTAAGAGTAAACGAAGAGGTAAAAGAGAGGGCGTCGAACTATGCCGACCGTGTAGGTATTCCGCTTTCTTCTTTGATCAACGCCTTTTTGGTGCGCTTTGCCGAGACAGGGCGGCTGCCGTTTGACATCGCAGTTCAGGAAAGCCCGAACGACCTCACGCGCGCGGCGGTCAGAGAACTGAACGACGGCGGCGGTTCCGTATATAAAGATACGGCGTCGATGTTCAAAGATTTGGGCGTAACCGTCACCAGATAA